In Juglans microcarpa x Juglans regia isolate MS1-56 chromosome 8D, Jm3101_v1.0, whole genome shotgun sequence, the following are encoded in one genomic region:
- the LOC121243370 gene encoding uncharacterized protein LOC121243370, translating to MASKLVQLQSKAAQASQFVAKHGCAYYRQLLEQNKQYIQEPPTVEKCNLLSKQLFYTRLASTRGRQEAFWKELDYVKHLWKNRQELKVEDAGIAALFGLECFAWYCAGEIVGRGFTFTGYYV from the exons ATGGCGTCCAAGCTGGTTCAATTGCAATCCAAGGCTGCTCAGGCTTCACAGTTTGTGGCCAAGCATGGATGTGCCTACTACAGGCAGTTATTGGAGCAAAACAAGCAGTACATTCAAGAGCCGCCCACCGTCGAGAAATGCAATCTTTTGTCAAAACAATTGTTCTATACTCGCCTTGCCAG TACTCGTGGGCGCCAGGAAGCATTCTGGAAGGAGCTTGATTATGTCAAGCATCTATGGAAGAACAGGCAGGAACTAAAAGTTGAGGATGCTGGCATTGCTGCCTTGTTTGGGCTAGAATGCTTTGCCTGGTACTGTGCTGGTGAGATCGTAGGTCGAGGATTTACATTCACGGGCTACTATGTTTAA
- the LOC121243372 gene encoding ferrochelatase-2, chloroplastic-like translates to MSATSCAGVLPRTKLFGSNLCKSSHRVPTSCSYTRSLKSVSCHLSEGLRDHNKSSSKEIVVSSSSSSDKGSSLVGRSHHCGPIDKRNTVGQTFCSAGVSTYGGAQIDSDSHAMEEKIGVLLLNLGGPETLDDVQPFLFNLFADPDIIRLPRLFQFLRQPLAKLISVFRAPKSKEGYAAIGGGSPLRKITDEQAHALKRALEAKNMPVNVYVGMRYWYPFTEEAIQQIKKDKITRLVVLPLYPQFSISTTGSSIGVLQRIFREDAYLSELPVSIINSWYQREGYIKSMADLIEKEFKSFLKPEEVMILFSAHGVPVSYVEDAGDPYKDQMEECIYLIMQELKARGINNEHTLCYQSRVGPIQWLKPYTDEVLVELGQKGVKSLLAVPVSFVSEHIETLEEIDMEYKHLALESGIENWGRVPALGCTSTFIMDLADAVIEALPSATAISTSRSASRVVDHDPMQYIIKMFFGSILAVFLLLSPKMVQAFRNHLF, encoded by the exons ATGTCCGCGACGTCATGCGCCGGTGTTCTTCCCCGTACGAAGCTCTTCGGCTCGAATCTCTGCAAATCGAGTCATAGAGTTCCAAC GTCGTGCTCTTATACCAGATCTCTCAAGTCTGTCTCGTGCCATTTATCCGAGGGATTACGTGATCATAATAAATCTTCCTCTAAAGAAATTGTCGTTTCATCTTCTAGCTCAAGTGATAAAGGAAGTAGCCTGGTTGGCAGATCACATCACTGTGGCCCAATTGATAAGAGAAATACAGTGGGGCAAACATTTTGCTCTGCGGGTGTGAGCACGTACGGTGGAGCTCAGATAGATTCTGATTCGCATGCCATGGAAGAGAAGATTGGGGTGCTACTTCTGAATCTAGGAGGACCAGAGACTCTTGATGATGTTCAACCATTCTTGTTCAATCTATTTGCTGATCCA GATATCATTCGTCTCCCAAGGTTATTTCAATTTCTCCGGCAACCATTGGCTAAGCTAATATCTGTGTTTCGGGCTCCCAAAAGCAAGGAAGGCTATGCTGCTATAGGTGGTGGCTCTCCCTTGCGTAAAATAACTGATGAGCAG GCACATGCACTTAAAAGGGCATTGGAAGCCAAGAACATGCCTGTAAATGTCTATGTTGGAATGCGGTATTGGTACCCATTCACCGAGGAAGCAATTCAGCAA ATTAAAAAGGACAAAATAACCAGGCTTGTTGTGCTGCCTCTGTATCCCCAGTTCTCCATATCCACAACTGGGTCAAGCATTGGTGTACTCCAGAGAATATTCAG AGAAGATGCATATCTATCAGAGTTGCCTGTTTCTATCATAAATTCTTGGTATCAACGAGAAGGTTACATTAAGTCAATGGCTGACTTGATTGAGAAGGAGTTTAAGAGTTTTTTGAAGCCTGAGGAG GTTATGATACTCTTCAGTGCTCATGGAGTACCAGTCAGCTATGTTGAGGATGCCGGAGATCCATACAAGGATCAAATGGAGGAGTGCATCTACTTAATCATGCAGGAGTTGAAAGCCAGAGGAATTAACAATGAACATACTCTTTGTTATCAG AGCCGAGTTGGCCCTATTCAATGGCTGAAGCCATACACCGATGAAGTTCTTGTTGAGCTTGGCCAGAAAGGTGTGAAGAGTCTCCTAGCTGTTCCAGTGAG CTTTGTGAGTGAACACATAGAGACTCTTGAAGAGATTGATATGGAGTACAAGCACTTGGCGCTTGAATCTGGGATTGAGAACTGGGGCCGCGTCCCTGCCCTTGGATGCACCTCTACTTTCATCATGGATCTTGCAGATGCTGTAATAGAAGCTCTACCATCAGCAACAGCCATCTCAACCTCAAGGAGCGCCTCCAGAGTTGTTGATCATGACCCAATgcaatatattatcaaaatgtTCTTTGGTTCCATCTTGGCAGTTTTCTTGTTGCTGTCTCCAAAAATGGTACAGGCATTTAGGAATCACCTCTTTTGA